A genomic stretch from Flavobacterium nitratireducens includes:
- a CDS encoding YkgJ family cysteine cluster protein, translating to MKEILNNLNKLAKDKQVENKKYFDKLKKKAPKNLDYIMQDLHDAEFEKTDCLQCANCCKTTGPLFTSADIERISKHLRQKPQQFIEQYLRIDEDNDYVLQKVPCSFLDTDNTCFIYDVRPKACREFPHTDRKKFQQITNITLKNIPICPAVYNIVEEMKKKMPL from the coding sequence TTGAAAGAAATTTTAAATAACTTAAATAAGTTGGCCAAAGATAAGCAAGTTGAAAACAAAAAGTATTTCGATAAGCTTAAAAAGAAAGCGCCTAAGAATTTAGATTATATCATGCAAGATTTGCATGATGCTGAATTTGAAAAAACGGATTGTTTACAATGTGCTAATTGTTGTAAAACAACCGGGCCTTTATTTACATCGGCAGATATTGAACGAATCTCAAAACATTTGCGTCAAAAACCGCAACAGTTTATCGAACAATATTTGCGAATTGATGAGGATAATGACTATGTTTTGCAAAAAGTACCTTGCTCTTTTTTGGATACAGATAATACTTGTTTTATTTATGATGTCCGTCCTAAGGCTTGTCGTGAATTTCCGCATACCGATAGGAAGAAGTTTCAACAAATAACCAATATTACTTTAAAGAATATTCCAATTTGTCCCGCAGTATATAATATTGTAGAAGAAATGAAAAAGAAAATGCCTCTTTAA
- a CDS encoding tetratricopeptide repeat protein yields MLFSSAFAVQAQDINEVKKQIDAEQFQKAKTSLKSIIKSNPSQGKAYFLLGNIYLNQSVLDSAKISYDEGLKAKEAAHFNYIGLGQLDLEKNDVTAAKAKFESAKSEMRKKDFEELVYIASAYMNNAHPDYKAALATLELAKEKNAAEPQVLLALGDAHYGDKNQNEAFSAYRNAFQADNSLIRAKVQLGVLLKGAKAYKEAVAAYNEVIALSPNYGPVYRELAETYYYWALNVPGRYDQYMKEALSFYEKYMAMTDYSLASRMRHADFLILAKDYKALEIEANKMKELDKVNPRILRYLGYAAYENGHIDDAIASLQEFINNPSNKVISLDYLYLGQAKIKKGTNADESAIDPTLFQEGVGLIKKGAELEPSVVDGLGEFGQNLYSKKMFKEAAAILELATSYKESKSFLLDNYYLGNSIYFANAGKAVADRDMEALKKADVAYGNVLTASPETIDAYISRARTNSLLEDDQAMIKYYQEYIDHVNAKGAEELAKPTVKTKLVEAYSTMGAGYANFDKAKAIEHFNKALEIDPANKYAIQALKSLQ; encoded by the coding sequence TTGCTTTTTTCTTCTGCTTTTGCTGTACAGGCACAAGATATTAATGAAGTAAAAAAACAAATTGATGCTGAACAATTCCAAAAGGCTAAAACGTCTTTAAAATCTATAATTAAATCTAATCCATCTCAAGGTAAAGCTTATTTCCTTTTAGGTAATATTTATTTAAATCAGAGTGTATTAGATTCTGCTAAAATCTCTTATGATGAAGGTTTAAAAGCTAAAGAAGCAGCACATTTTAACTACATTGGCTTGGGTCAATTAGATTTAGAAAAAAATGATGTAACCGCTGCTAAAGCTAAGTTTGAATCTGCGAAAAGTGAAATGCGTAAAAAAGACTTTGAGGAGTTGGTTTATATTGCAAGTGCTTATATGAATAATGCTCATCCTGATTACAAAGCTGCTTTGGCTACTTTAGAGTTGGCAAAAGAAAAGAATGCTGCTGAACCACAAGTTCTATTAGCTTTAGGAGATGCTCATTATGGTGATAAAAATCAAAATGAAGCATTCTCAGCATATCGTAATGCTTTTCAGGCTGATAATTCTTTAATTAGAGCTAAAGTTCAATTAGGTGTTTTGTTGAAAGGTGCAAAAGCATACAAAGAAGCTGTTGCTGCTTATAATGAAGTAATTGCATTAAGTCCGAACTATGGTCCTGTTTATAGAGAATTAGCGGAGACTTATTATTATTGGGCATTGAATGTTCCTGGTCGTTATGATCAATATATGAAAGAGGCTTTGTCTTTTTATGAAAAGTATATGGCAATGACGGATTATTCTTTAGCTTCTCGTATGCGTCATGCTGATTTCTTGATTTTAGCAAAAGATTATAAAGCACTTGAAATCGAAGCTAATAAGATGAAGGAATTGGACAAAGTAAATCCAAGAATTTTAAGATATTTAGGTTATGCAGCTTATGAAAATGGACATATTGATGATGCAATTGCTTCTTTGCAAGAATTTATCAATAATCCATCTAATAAAGTTATTTCATTAGATTATTTATATTTAGGTCAAGCCAAAATTAAAAAAGGAACAAATGCTGATGAATCTGCAATTGACCCTACATTATTTCAAGAAGGAGTTGGTTTAATTAAAAAAGGCGCAGAACTTGAGCCTTCAGTGGTTGATGGTTTAGGAGAGTTTGGTCAAAATTTATATTCTAAAAAAATGTTTAAAGAGGCGGCTGCTATTCTTGAGTTAGCAACTTCATATAAAGAAAGTAAATCGTTCTTGCTTGACAATTATTATTTAGGTAACTCTATTTACTTCGCTAATGCTGGTAAAGCTGTTGCTGATAGAGATATGGAGGCATTGAAAAAAGCAGATGTGGCTTACGGAAATGTTTTGACAGCTTCTCCAGAAACTATTGATGCTTATATTTCTCGTGCAAGAACAAATAGTTTGTTAGAAGATGATCAAGCGATGATTAAGTATTATCAAGAGTATATAGATCATGTAAATGCTAAAGGTGCTGAGGAATTAGCTAAGCCTACTGTTAAAACTAAATTAGTTGAAGCCTACAGTACGATGGGGGCTGGTTATGCTAATTTTGATAAAGCAAAAGCAATAGAGCATTTTAATAAAGCTTTAGAGATTGATCCTGCAAATAAATATGCAATACAAGCACTTAAATCACTACAATAG
- a CDS encoding PstS family phosphate ABC transporter substrate-binding protein produces MKKIVLLVVVSVFSVFALFVSCKQSETKKEKESILKGKITILVDETVKPLIEDQIAVFESTYNAKITLVAKSEKELLQSFMKDTSGVVILSRPLDSTEIKFFERSKIKPRVTKFATDAIALISNKKDLDSLIALNDVVSFLKGNSQSRIKGLVFDNPNSSTVRYLTNLSGVQQVPQKEVYSFKSNEEVVKFVAENDGMIGVVGLNWLLQPSSEIKGFLTNINVLNVEGLNKKSYFAPTQNNLAEGTYPLARDLFIVNCQGTTGLGMGFASFLAGEIGQRIVLKSGMLPAVMPGRKILIKNRI; encoded by the coding sequence ATGAAAAAAATCGTGTTGTTAGTTGTAGTTTCTGTTTTTTCTGTTTTTGCGTTATTTGTTTCTTGTAAACAATCCGAAACAAAAAAAGAAAAAGAGTCGATTTTGAAGGGTAAGATTACAATTTTAGTTGATGAGACTGTTAAGCCTCTGATTGAAGATCAGATAGCCGTATTTGAAAGTACCTACAATGCTAAAATTACTCTTGTGGCTAAATCTGAAAAAGAATTATTGCAATCTTTCATGAAAGATACATCTGGAGTTGTAATTCTTTCTAGACCATTAGATTCGACAGAAATTAAATTTTTTGAACGCTCTAAAATTAAACCAAGAGTTACTAAATTTGCTACAGATGCAATTGCTTTAATCTCTAATAAAAAGGATTTGGATAGTTTAATTGCTTTAAATGATGTTGTATCTTTTTTAAAGGGTAATTCTCAATCTAGAATAAAGGGTTTAGTTTTCGATAATCCAAATTCTAGTACTGTTCGCTATTTAACAAATCTCTCAGGTGTGCAGCAAGTGCCTCAAAAAGAGGTTTATTCATTTAAATCAAATGAAGAAGTAGTGAAATTTGTTGCCGAAAATGATGGTATGATTGGAGTAGTAGGTCTTAATTGGTTATTACAACCTTCTTCTGAAATTAAAGGTTTTTTAACTAATATTAACGTTTTAAACGTTGAAGGTTTGAATAAAAAATCTTATTTTGCACCAACTCAAAATAATCTAGCAGAGGGAACTTATCCTTTGGCACGTGATTTGTTTATTGTTAACTGTCAAGGAACAACAGGTTTAGGAATGGGATTTGCTTCTTTTTTAGCCGGTGAAATAGGGCAAAGAATTGTTTTAAAATCAGGTATGTTGCCTGCTGTAATGCCTGGTAGAAAAATTTTGATTAAGAATAGAATATAG
- a CDS encoding ExbD/TolR family protein: MAELNTDSGGDKGGKVRSKKQSSKVDLTAMVDLAFLLITFFMLTTSLSKPQAMSLGLPDKDPNEKVDDMKVDENRTMTILLGDNDQMYFYMGIINTPMAPKLIAYGKDGIRKELIKRKKEVAAYTASKGKPEQGMIVIIKPGKKSNYKNVVDVLDEMAINSIPTYTIVNDFLPDEQKLLEGK, encoded by the coding sequence ATGGCTGAATTAAATACCGACAGTGGTGGTGATAAAGGCGGCAAGGTAAGAAGTAAGAAGCAGAGTTCGAAGGTGGATTTAACTGCCATGGTGGATTTAGCGTTCTTATTGATCACTTTCTTTATGCTTACTACCTCGTTGTCAAAACCTCAAGCAATGAGTTTGGGCTTGCCAGATAAAGATCCAAATGAAAAGGTTGATGATATGAAAGTAGATGAAAATCGTACTATGACTATTTTGTTAGGAGATAACGATCAAATGTACTTTTACATGGGTATTATTAATACACCTATGGCACCAAAACTTATCGCTTATGGTAAGGATGGGATTCGTAAAGAATTGATAAAGAGAAAAAAAGAAGTGGCTGCTTACACTGCTTCTAAAGGAAAGCCTGAACAAGGTATGATTGTAATTATCAAACCTGGTAAAAAATCAAATTACAAGAACGTAGTAGATGTATTAGATGAGATGGCAATTAATTCAATTCCTACCTATACTATCGTTAACGATTTTTTACCGGACGAACAAAAATTGTTAGAGGGAAAATAA
- a CDS encoding class I SAM-dependent methyltransferase produces MKDLFGKAILDYQTNNSPQNIITETTISEEDEMSIAYLFRSFDEMPAIEQKALELAKGKILDVGCGAGSHSLYLQNHKQLDTTAIDISANAIKTCKLRGIQKTFVQDILTIENEKFDSILLLMNGTGIFGTLENTPKFLQKLKSLLNPGGQILIDSSDIIYMFDQDEDGAFEVPANGYYGELEFTISYKGETEDSFPWLYLDYNTLQNAALDNGLQCELILEGEHYDYLAKLTL; encoded by the coding sequence ATGAAAGACCTTTTTGGCAAAGCTATTCTTGATTACCAAACCAATAATTCACCTCAAAATATTATTACTGAAACTACGATTTCTGAAGAAGACGAAATGAGCATTGCTTATTTATTTAGAAGCTTTGATGAAATGCCCGCTATTGAACAGAAAGCATTAGAGCTCGCAAAAGGCAAAATACTGGATGTAGGATGCGGAGCAGGAAGTCATAGTTTATATCTTCAAAACCACAAGCAACTTGACACAACTGCAATTGATATATCGGCTAATGCAATCAAAACATGCAAACTTAGAGGTATTCAAAAGACTTTTGTTCAGGACATCTTAACTATAGAAAATGAAAAATTCGACAGCATTTTACTCCTAATGAATGGAACAGGGATTTTTGGAACATTAGAAAACACTCCTAAATTTCTTCAAAAACTAAAATCTTTATTAAATCCGGGTGGACAAATCTTAATTGACAGCTCCGATATTATTTATATGTTTGACCAAGATGAAGATGGTGCTTTTGAAGTTCCAGCCAATGGTTATTATGGTGAATTAGAATTCACTATAAGCTACAAAGGAGAAACTGAAGATTCTTTCCCTTGGTTATACCTTGATTACAATACTCTACAAAATGCCGCTTTAGACAACGGACTCCAATGTGAATTAATTTTAGAAGGAGAACATTATGATTATTTAGCAAAATTAACCCTCTAA
- a CDS encoding ABC transporter permease, giving the protein MNLEYFIAKRLITAKDNKSSISAPIIKIAISAIAIGMIMMIVSVATGIGLQQKIREKISAFNGHIIIANYDNNQSDATLVPVSKNQKFYPKFTSVPDVDHIQAVATKAGIIRTADAFEGIVFKGVGADYRWDNIKEYLVSGRLPNLLASLNPEVIISQYLANRLKLKVGDEFNTFFMKEGQNKLPNIRRFKIVGVFSSGFQEFDATYVLGDIRHVQRINKWKSDQIGAFEVFVDDFDNISTVGEQVYEHTASTLDSQTIVQKYSYIFEWLQLFDFNIVVILIVMILVATINMVVALLVLILERTQMIGIMKAIGANNWSIRKMFLYNASYLIYRGLLWGNLIGVAILLIQKYFGVVELNPENYYVNEAPVYINVFYILLLNVLTVVVCFVVLLIPSYIITKITPVKAIRFD; this is encoded by the coding sequence TTGAATCTAGAATACTTTATTGCTAAAAGGCTTATTACTGCAAAGGATAATAAAAGTAGTATATCAGCGCCAATTATAAAAATTGCTATTTCGGCTATTGCTATCGGTATGATCATGATGATTGTTTCGGTGGCAACTGGAATTGGTCTTCAACAAAAGATTAGAGAGAAAATTTCAGCATTCAACGGACATATTATTATTGCTAATTATGATAATAATCAATCCGATGCTACTTTGGTTCCGGTTTCTAAAAATCAAAAATTTTATCCCAAGTTTACTTCTGTGCCCGATGTGGATCATATACAGGCTGTAGCAACTAAGGCGGGAATTATTAGAACTGCTGATGCCTTCGAAGGAATAGTTTTTAAAGGGGTCGGTGCTGATTATCGTTGGGATAATATTAAGGAGTATTTAGTGTCGGGTAGATTACCTAATCTGTTAGCTTCACTTAATCCGGAAGTAATTATTTCTCAATATCTAGCTAACAGATTGAAATTGAAAGTAGGTGACGAGTTCAATACTTTCTTTATGAAAGAAGGTCAAAATAAATTGCCAAACATAAGACGTTTTAAGATTGTAGGGGTTTTTAGTTCGGGTTTCCAGGAATTTGATGCTACTTATGTTTTGGGTGATATAAGGCATGTTCAAAGAATTAATAAATGGAAGTCTGATCAGATTGGTGCTTTTGAAGTTTTTGTAGATGATTTTGATAATATCAGTACGGTAGGCGAACAAGTGTATGAGCATACAGCTTCAACTTTGGATTCCCAAACTATAGTGCAGAAATACAGTTATATTTTTGAATGGCTTCAGTTGTTCGATTTTAATATTGTGGTGATTCTTATCGTGATGATATTGGTAGCGACTATTAATATGGTAGTTGCTTTGTTGGTTTTGATATTGGAGCGTACTCAAATGATTGGGATTATGAAAGCAATTGGAGCAAATAATTGGTCAATTCGAAAAATGTTTCTCTATAATGCATCTTATTTAATATACAGAGGATTGTTGTGGGGGAATCTTATTGGTGTTGCAATTCTTTTAATTCAAAAGTATTTTGGGGTTGTAGAACTTAATCCTGAAAATTACTATGTAAACGAAGCGCCTGTATATATAAATGTCTTTTATATTTTACTATTAAATGTTTTGACAGTTGTGGTTTGCTTTGTGGTTTTGCTGATACCTTCTTATATTATTACAAAGATTACTCCTGTAAAAGCAATACGTTTCGATTAG
- a CDS encoding energy transducer TonB, producing MKLDILKNQWVEIVFEGRNKLYGAYDLRKSNRKTTVKALLIGAFFFSLAVSAPLIISLIPKSTDDEDNSINEVKLTNVKLPPKKVEPPKLNAPPPPPPPPAVDQVKFVKPVVAKAEEVVEEPPKIEEIKDKKTGTETIKGDPDAALTVAPAGNGPKTSQVVEEVDDQVYNTAGIEVKPEFPGGMEKFYSFVGKNYRTPEEEGLKGKVYVTFVVEKDGSLTDIKVLRDIGYGTGKEAIRVLQKCPKWNPGIQNGKPVRVLYSLPISIQSAE from the coding sequence ATGAAATTAGACATATTAAAAAACCAATGGGTTGAGATTGTTTTCGAAGGTCGTAATAAACTTTATGGAGCTTACGATTTGAGAAAATCTAACCGCAAGACTACTGTTAAGGCCCTTCTTATTGGTGCTTTCTTCTTTAGTTTAGCTGTTAGTGCTCCTCTTATCATTAGTTTGATTCCTAAATCTACTGATGATGAAGACAACTCTATCAATGAGGTAAAGCTTACAAATGTAAAGTTACCTCCAAAGAAAGTGGAACCGCCTAAGTTAAATGCACCACCGCCGCCACCACCTCCACCAGCAGTAGATCAGGTGAAGTTTGTTAAACCTGTGGTTGCTAAAGCTGAAGAAGTAGTTGAAGAACCACCTAAGATTGAAGAAATCAAAGATAAAAAAACAGGTACGGAAACAATTAAAGGAGATCCAGATGCTGCTTTAACTGTAGCTCCAGCTGGAAATGGTCCTAAAACATCTCAAGTTGTTGAGGAAGTAGATGATCAAGTATACAATACTGCAGGTATTGAGGTAAAACCTGAATTTCCAGGTGGTATGGAAAAGTTTTATTCTTTTGTGGGTAAAAACTATCGTACTCCTGAAGAAGAAGGTTTGAAAGGTAAAGTGTATGTTACTTTCGTAGTTGAGAAAGATGGTTCGTTAACAGATATTAAAGTTTTAAGAGATATTGGTTACGGAACAGGAAAAGAAGCTATAAGAGTGTTGCAAAAATGTCCAAAATGGAATCCAGGTATTCAAAATGGAAAGCCAGTTAGGGTACTTTACTCTTTACCGATTTCTATTCAAAGTGCAGAATAA
- a CDS encoding MotA/TolQ/ExbB proton channel family protein: MANVKKESSSKGGGMISGIIILLCVAVGVVIWKFIMGSPANFEGGNPETGHPINTLGQVYKGGFIVPVLLGMLLMVITFSLERFFVITKAAGKGNLDAFMSNVQASIKGGQIEEAIAACDKQQGSVANAIKSALVKYQDVKKEGFNSEEASETIHKEIEEVTSLEMPMLEKNMTIISSLVSLGTLGGLLGTVSGMIKAFGALASAGTPDQAALATGISEALINTATGISTSILAIVAYNFFTAKIDDLTYSIDEAGTTIVNTYRKFRGSLKQ, from the coding sequence ATGGCAAACGTTAAAAAAGAGAGCAGTTCAAAAGGAGGAGGAATGATTTCAGGAATCATTATTTTATTATGTGTGGCGGTTGGAGTTGTGATTTGGAAATTCATCATGGGATCTCCTGCTAACTTTGAGGGTGGAAATCCTGAAACTGGACACCCAATTAATACTTTAGGACAAGTTTACAAAGGAGGATTCATTGTACCTGTATTATTAGGTATGTTGTTAATGGTAATTACTTTTTCATTAGAAAGATTTTTTGTAATTACTAAAGCTGCTGGAAAAGGAAACTTAGACGCTTTCATGTCAAATGTTCAAGCTAGTATCAAAGGTGGTCAAATTGAAGAGGCTATTGCTGCTTGTGATAAACAACAAGGTTCAGTAGCAAACGCTATTAAATCTGCTTTGGTAAAATACCAAGATGTTAAAAAAGAAGGATTCAATAGTGAAGAAGCTTCTGAAACTATCCATAAAGAAATCGAAGAGGTTACATCTCTTGAGATGCCAATGTTAGAGAAAAACATGACTATTATTTCTTCTTTAGTATCTTTAGGAACTCTTGGAGGGTTATTAGGAACTGTATCGGGGATGATTAAAGCGTTTGGTGCGTTAGCTTCTGCTGGAACTCCTGACCAAGCTGCTCTTGCAACAGGTATCTCTGAGGCACTTATCAATACTGCAACAGGTATCTCGACATCTATCTTAGCTATTGTGGCTTACAACTTCTTTACTGCAAAAATTGATGATTTAACATATTCAATTGACGAAGCAGGTACTACAATTGTAAATACTTACAGAAAATTTAGAGGAAGTTTAAAACAATAA
- a CDS encoding 7-carboxy-7-deazaguanine synthase QueE, producing MLSKEIQLEVNKGAMLPLMEEFYTIQGEGFHTGTAAYFIRIGGCDVGCHWCDVKESWNAELHPPTKIEQIVDNAAKYADTIVITGGEPLMWDMSLLTSKLKESNLRVHIETSGAYPLSGTWDWICLSPKKNKLPTETVYDNADELKVIIHNKHDFIFAEEQAEKVNSNAKLFLQPEWSKKEEMTPLIVDYVMNNPKWRVSLQTHKYLNIP from the coding sequence ATGCTATCAAAAGAAATTCAATTAGAAGTAAATAAAGGTGCGATGTTACCTTTAATGGAGGAGTTTTATACCATACAAGGTGAAGGATTTCATACGGGAACAGCAGCTTATTTTATAAGAATTGGAGGTTGTGATGTAGGTTGTCATTGGTGTGATGTAAAAGAAAGTTGGAATGCTGAGTTACATCCTCCAACAAAAATTGAACAAATTGTAGATAATGCAGCTAAATATGCAGACACGATTGTGATTACTGGTGGTGAACCTTTAATGTGGGACATGAGTTTGTTGACTTCGAAATTAAAAGAAAGTAATTTAAGAGTGCATATTGAAACATCAGGTGCTTATCCTTTATCAGGAACTTGGGATTGGATTTGTCTTTCTCCTAAAAAAAATAAATTACCCACCGAAACCGTTTATGATAATGCTGATGAATTGAAGGTGATAATTCATAATAAGCATGATTTTATTTTTGCAGAAGAACAAGCTGAGAAAGTAAATAGTAATGCCAAATTGTTTTTGCAACCAGAATGGAGTAAAAAAGAAGAAATGACTCCGTTAATTGTAGATTATGTTATGAATAATCCAAAATGGAGAGTTTCACTTCAGACGCATAAATACTTAAATATTCCTTAA
- a CDS encoding ExbD/TolR family protein, which yields MAKIKMKKKSTSTDMTAMCDVAFLLLTFFILTATAKVPEALPVDTPASTVQTKLPESDLATLTVGNKDGKDKIFFDLKGRDVRKRTLELMGDKYGVTFSEEDKEKFALMTDFGVPIASLKQIIDMKSSDRVKAEQPGIPMDSTDNQLKEWIYNARIANNEFNNAKGSKQELQIAIKGDAKEEYPVIKKVMDILQDQHINSFSLVTGLRGKDF from the coding sequence ATGGCTAAAATAAAAATGAAAAAGAAGTCGACATCGACAGATATGACTGCGATGTGTGACGTTGCGTTTCTTTTGCTTACCTTCTTTATTTTGACAGCTACAGCTAAAGTTCCTGAGGCGTTGCCTGTGGATACACCAGCGTCTACTGTACAAACAAAATTACCGGAGTCTGATTTAGCAACTTTAACAGTTGGTAATAAAGATGGAAAAGATAAAATTTTCTTTGATTTAAAAGGTAGAGATGTTCGTAAAAGAACCCTAGAATTAATGGGGGATAAGTATGGTGTGACTTTTTCTGAAGAAGATAAAGAGAAGTTTGCTTTAATGACTGATTTTGGAGTGCCAATTGCTAGTCTTAAGCAAATAATTGATATGAAGTCTTCTGATCGTGTTAAGGCTGAACAGCCGGGTATACCGATGGATTCAACGGACAATCAATTAAAAGAGTGGATTTATAATGCTCGTATTGCTAACAATGAATTTAATAATGCAAAAGGTAGCAAACAAGAATTACAAATCGCGATTAAAGGTGATGCTAAAGAAGAGTATCCGGTTATTAAAAAAGTAATGGATATTTTGCAGGATCAACATATCAATTCTTTTAGTTTGGTAACAGGATTGAGAGGAAAAGATTTTTAA